The Desulfatirhabdium butyrativorans DSM 18734 DNA window AGTGTTTCCGGTGACCGCCGCTCGCTTCCAAACGCGCTACAACGGATGGCTGTGTCGCCATGCGCTCAGCCACCTCAGCTTGGGTTAGGCCGGCTTCCTTGCGGGCTCGCAATAGTTCATCGAATAGCACAAACTCTTGCTCAAGCCTATCGTATTCTCGTACAAATGCCGGATCCTGCATCCATTCACGCACCATCTCATTGTGTGTCCTCATCTCCCACCTCGTCTCTGAAGTTCAGCCATGCGCTTGCGGGCTACTTCCAACTCCCGCACCGGTATCTTCTGCGATTTCTTGATAAATGCGTGCAGAATGAAAATTTTGCGTTCCACCAAGGTGCAAAAGAAGACTCGCCCGATGCCTTCTTTGCCTCGGGCTCGAATCTCGAACAGCCCTTGTCCCAGACTGTCTGTAAACGGCATGCCCAGATTCGGGCCGAAGGAACACATGCGCTCAGTGATCCTGGCATAGTAGGCGCGAATACCTACAGGCCAAGCATCAATCGTCGTCTGGACATCATCACTATAATAGTGGATTTCCCAGTCCATGTTGGAATATTAGCAAATTTGCGAAGTTGTGTCCAGTTCGAGGTGGTGAGTATGGAACCGAATGCCCAATGCCATTGGTGAAAGCCTTGTTTACCCTCATCCCGACCTTCTCTCAGAGGGAGAAAGAGATAAAAGGATGATGAAAGCAAGAATATGGAGGCATGTCTTCTCGAAAGGACAAGGTTGATGGAATCGTAAAAAGTCGTCACCCCGGCGAAAGCCGGGGGCCATTATCAGATCAACCATATGATTTAACTGGATTCCGGCTTTCGCCGGAATGACGGAATTGGATATTCTTCGACTTTTTGCGAAGCCGTCAAGGTTGGTTGCGGTGTTGTTTTGCAAATCTCAGGGAAGGTTTGTCCGGACATCCACGGGGGCTTCCTCGTCCGGGTGGGCGCCCTTGGCATGGGCCCTGGTCAGAATGCCGGCATGGCGGTAGAAATTGTAGTCAGCGTTTTTCCCGCAATGATCGACCAGAAGGTCCTCCTTTTCATAGACCATATCGAGAATGTCCCGCTTGCAGTGGTCGAATTGCGGTGTGAGCTGGATGGCGCAGGTCGGGCAGGCTTCCTCGCAGAGCCCGCAATAAATGCAACGGCTGAAATTGATCCGGAACCACCGGGCGTATCGTTTTCCATCCTCCCGCTCGGCCGATTGCATCGAGATGCAGCTTACCGGGCAGACGGCCGAGCACAGATAGCAGGCCACACAGCGCTCCTCGCCATCCGGATCCCGGGTCAGGACGATGCGGCCCCGGCTCCGGGCGGGCAGCGGCCTTTGTTCTTCCGGATATTCCTCGGTGATCGGCCTGCGGAACAGATGCTTTAGCGTGGTGGCAAAGCCTTCGCCCAGTGCTTTGACCGCCTCTAAAACCGGCATCGGGGCATCTTCACGCCTTTTGTTTTGTGGATCGATGTTCATGTGCAATGGGTATCCCGTATGATCGTGTCGGAATGGAAATGACCTTTTGGGCGGTTTGAATCTGCGATGTTTCCACCCTCACCCCGACCCTCTCCCGCTGGGAGAGGGAGTGAACGGAAATTGCGGTTCAAGTGCGTTCAACGTATAGGTTTCAAACGAAGATTGATCCGGCGGGCGGCTTCAAGCAAGTTCCCGCTGCAAAGCAAAATGGCCTGCGTGCCGATGGCTCGCTGAGCCAAACGGTGGGTTTCCGTTCGGGTGCGCTTATATGGCCACGACTATCCCGGTGATCCACAGGTTGATCAGCGCAGCCGGCAGCAGCACTTTCCAGCCGATGGCCATGAGCTGATCATAGCGCAGCCTGGGCAGCGTTCCCCGGATCCAGATGAGGACCAGGCATACGGCCAGCATTTTGATCATGAGCCACAGCGCCGGCGGAAGCCAGGGGCCCCGCCATCCGCCCAGAAAGAACACCGCCACCAGCGCACCCAGCACCTGCATGTGAACGTATTCGCCGATGAAGAACATGCCGAAGCGCATTCCGCTGTATTCGGTGTGAAACCCGGCTCCAAGCTCGTTTTCCGCCTCCGGCAGATCGAAGGGGATGCGCTTGCTCTCCGCCATGGCGCTGATGAGGAAAATGACGAAAGCCACAGGCTGAACGAGAAGGAACGGATAGCGGGCCTGGTGGTTGACGATATCGACCAGGGAGAAGGAGCCGCTCATCATGACGATGGGCACGAGAGAGAGCCCCAGCGCCAGCTCGTAGCTGATCATCTGGGCTGCCCCGCGGATGCCCCCCAGCAGACTGTATTTGGAATTCGACGCCCAGCCGCCCAGCGCCACGCCGTAAACCGCGAGGGAAGAGAGGGCGAACACGAAGAGCAGCCCCACGTGCAGATCGCTGATGACCATCGCAACGGGCCTTCCGGCAACCCGGATGTCGGGGCCGAAGGGAACGACGGCGAACATGAGCAGGGCCGTTGCGGCAACGATGGCGGGCGCCAGCAGAAAGATCATGCGATCGGCTGCCTGCGGAACGATGTCTTCCTTGGTGAGCATCTTGATGGCATCGGCGATGGGCTGCAGCAGGCCGAATTTCCCGGCCCGGTTGGGGCCGATACGCACCTGAAGCCGCGCCAGCAGTTTCCGCTCGATCCACACGAGATAGGCCGCAAAAAAGAGCAGGCATCCCAGAACGACGCCCAGCTTGATCATCAGGATGAGCAACCCCAGAAGCCATGTCAGCATCGGCAATCTCCTTGCGCCGCAGTCTGCACGCGATGAATCTGCCCGGCAGAGAGCCATATCCTGCCGAATCCGGCCGCCTGCCAGGCGAGTTTCGGGGTGCGGCAAAGGACAAGACAGTGCGGCGCCATCCGCTCTTCGATGTGGATGGGCGCATCGATCATGCCGTCGGGCAATTCCAGTCGGATGCGATCCCCATCCTTCAGCGCAAGTGCCTCGGCGCTGGATGGGGCCAGCAGGATGCGGGGTGCTTCGGCAAGCGATGCCAGGCAGGGAGATCGCATCGAGAAGACTTCCGTGCCGAAGGTGGCTTCCACCGGCAGCAGCTCGTAATCATCGGCCCGGAATCCGCCGGGAGCCGGCGCCATGGACTGCAGCGATGAAGAGTGGTTTGGTGCTTTTACAAAGCGGAATTTTCCATCCTGCAGCGCAATGGCAGGGGAATCGATCCACCGGCAAACGGCTTCGGCGCTCATCGGGGGTCGGGCGAAATCGTCGGCAATGGCTTCCTGAGGCGGATCTTCCCGCATTTCGACCAGTGCTGCGGCCACCTGCCAGGCAGGCACGGGATCGTTTCCCGGCGCAGATGCGGAAAATTGCCGGGGAGGGTGCTGGCCCTGGGAGGTCTGCAGCAGGGGCTGGGCCGCTTGCAAAGCCGCAGATGCGCCCTGGAGCCTGCCTTCCGTGTTGATATAGGAGCCGCCCGATTCGTAAACCGTCTGCGTCGGCAAAAAGATGTGCGCCAATGAAGCGGTGGATGTCGGCAGGCAATCGGCGCAGATCAGCAGATCGAGCTGCTTCAGGGCATCCCGGGTTCTCACCGCATCGGGCCACTCGCCGATCGGGTCGGCTTCGATCACCACAAGCCCGTGGATCAAGCCCTGCCCGATGTCTGCGATGGTTTCTTCGAGGCTGAGGCCGCCTTCTCCCAAAAGTGCCGCACCAAAGGTGTCGGCCTGGGGAAGCACGGGAAAGATCGTTGCCGGAATGTTCCGCTTCCGAAGGCTTTCCACCAGCAGTCCGGCGGCATGGCCGACCCGCTCGTTCGCCACGCCCGCGCCGAATAGGACAACGGGCTTTCGGGCGAGCAGCAGCGCATCAACAAGCGGCTCTGGAGGAAGGAATGGCGGGCCTGGGGTATGACTTCCATCTCCGCCTTCCGGGATTGGCACCTTGATGCGCTCTGCCAGCGCGATCAGGCATTCTGCGATTTCATCGGGCTGCAGGGCAAGATGGTTCAGGCTGCAGGGCATCCGGATCGCCCGGGGGTCGAGCGCCCAGATACCGGCGCCGTGTCGTTCTGCCTGGCGCACGGAAAGGGCCGCCATCGGCGCTTCGGCCAGAGGATCGAGCGCCGCCAGGAGCACGAGATCGGCTGTTTCGATGTCTTTGAGGCTGCAGCCGTTTGTCTCATCCAAAACGGCGCATGCCGCAAGCGCCCGGCTCCGGCTGAGTTTGTCCGGCCAGAGGATCGGATCGCGCCAGCCGTTATGCCTGCACAACTGCCGGAGTGCCAGAAGGGTTTCCATCGAGGCGCGGCCGGAAGACAGCACGGCGATAGCCGTTTTTCCGTGCGCCTGGACGATCGCATCGATGCGCTCCCGGCAGGCATCGACGGCCTGAGCCGTTTTCGCCTTTTCTGCGCCGATCCTGGCTGTCCTTGGCCGCTCGGGGGCGGATGCGTAAAAAAAACCGTATCGTCCCCGATCGCAGAGAAAATAGCCATTGATGTCCTCATGGCAGCGGGCTTCCTGGCGGACGATGGCCCTGTAGCGGGCGCTTACCGTCAGATGACATCCCAGCGAGCAGCTCAGGCAGATTCCCGGGCTTCGTTGGAAGTCCCATCGTCTGCCGGCATAGCGGGATGGCTTGTCCGTGAGCACCCCTGTCGGGCACAGATCGATCAGATTTCCGGAAAAAGGGCTTTCGAGGGCTCCGGGCGCGAATCTGCCGAAAAACACGCGCCTGCCGATCCCCAGTGTTCCGAAATCCCTGCCCCCAGCCACTTCCTGGTAGAACCGTACACAGCGGTAGCAATGGATGCAGCGGTTCATTTCCTGCTGCACCAGCGGCCCCAGGTCCTGATCGATGTATGTGCGCTTGGGGCCCATGTACCGCCTGCTGCCGTGCGCCCCGCTGATGGTCATGTCCTGCAGCAGGCAGTGGCCGCCTTCATCGCAAACCGGGCAGTCATGCGGGTGGTTCAGCATGAGCCACTCGATCATCTGGCTCCGGTAGGCCATCACCTCCGGCGTATCCGTCGAAACGGCCATGCCGTCACGGGCATCGACCATGCAGCTCATCTGAATGCCCTTGACCGGGCCGTCCACGAAAGAAACAGCGCACATCCGGCAGGCGCCCACACTGCCGAGGGCCGGATGGTAGCAAAAGCGCGGTATCTGGATGCCGAGCCGCTCTGCGGCTTCGATGACCTTGGTGCCCTGCGGCACTTCGATTTCACGATGATCGATGATGAGTTTCGGCATGGCTGCGTTATCCGGCGCTCGATGAAAACCGGCACCGTTTGTGCCGGATATGGTCTTCGACTTCTTCGGGGAAATCGGTCAGCAGGCTCTCCAGCGGGGATGCGGCGCCCGGGGCCAGCGCGCAGTAGGAATGCCACAGGTGTTTGCTCATCTGCTGCAGCGCGCCGACGAACCAGGGCTCACCCAGGCCGTTTTCGATCCGCCACAACAGATCCCGCACGTAGGGGAGCCCTTCCCGGCAGGGCGTGCACCATCCGCAGGATTCCCGGGCGAAAAACTCGATGAGATTGAGGGTGGCGCCCACCAGGCAGGTCTGTTCATCGAAGACCATGACCGCCCCGGTTCCCAGCCGGTGCCCTTTGGCCTTGAGGCTTTCGAAATCCATCGCCAGATCCAGATGTGCTTCGGTCATGAACCGGGTGGATGCCCCGCCGGGGAGGCAGGTTTTGAAACGGAGACCATCGATCATGCCGCCTGCGTGAACTTCGATGATTTCCCGGAGCGGGACCCCCATGGGAAGCTCGTAGCAGCCGGGCCGCCTGACCTTGCCGCTGACGCCGTAAATCTTGGTGCCGGCGCCGGTCGGCGTGAGCGCGAGGGCCTTGAACCATGCGGCCCCGTTCCGGATGACATGGGGCATGCAGCACAGGGTTTCGACGTTCTGCTGAACCGTCGGTTGGTTCCAGAGCCCTTTTTCCGTGGCGTATGGCGGCGGCAGCTTGGGATTCGGTCGCCTGGCCTGCAGCGCGTTGAGCTGGGCCGTTCCTTCCCCGCAGATATATCGGCCTGCGCTTCGATGCACCACGATGTCGAAGGAAAAGCCGCTGCCGAAAATCCGCTTGCCGAGGCATCCGGCACCCATTGCAAGGCCGATTTCACGCTCCAGGATCCGGGCGGCGCTTTCGTATTCCGGCCGGATGAAGATCACGCCCACCGATGCCGATATGGCGTAGCCCGCCAGCGCCATCCCTTCGAGCAACTGGTGCGGATCGGCATGGATGAGTACCCGGTCCTTGAACGTGCCGGGCTCCATTTCATCGGCATTGCAAACGATGTAGCGGGGAAACGGGGCATCGTCCGCCACGGTCATGAGCTTTTTCCCCGAAGGAAAGCCAGCCCCGCCTCTGCCGAGCAACTGGGCGGCCAGCAGCTCTTCCTGGATGGCTTTGGGGTTTCGGTTGCGGACGGCATCGGCGAGCGCTTCGTATCCGCCGCTTTGCCGGTACTCCGCCAGCGTTGCGATGCGATCGGGCTTCCGGTTGCGGAAAAGCACCTGGGGGTAATCGCTCATGAGGCCGCCTCCCCGTCGCGGGCCTGCCGTTGCAGCCTGTCGATCAGCTCATCGAGAAGGGCCGGGTTCAGGGGACCGTGGACCTTGCGGTTCACCAGAATGGCCGGCGCCCGGTCGCAGTATCCGATGCAGCACACCGGAAGCAGGGTGAACAGGCCATCCGGGGTCGTTTCGCCCATCGCGATGCCGAGCCGCTTCTGCAGATGCTCGATGAGCCCCTTGCCGTTTTCCATCCAGCAGATGACGCTGTCGCACACATGGATTACATAGCGGCCGACCGGCTGCCGGTAGAGAAACGGATAGAAGGTGGCGAGCTCGTCGATTTCAAGCGGGGTGAGTCCGAAGAGGGCTGCGGCGTCCTGCACGGCCTCGTCGCTCAGATGGCCGTGATGCTCCTGGATGGCCGTCAGCACATCGATCACGAGCTCCCGGGGATGTTCGCAGGAGGCGATTTTTTCCTTCAGTTCGGTTTGGAGCGGTTCCGGCAACATGGCGGCTATCGATCGATATCGGGTAAAATGTAGTCCACCGATCCGATGATCGCTATGAGATCGGACAGGGTGGCGCCTTTGGCCAGGATCGGCATGGGCTGGACATTGGCGAAACCGGGCGAGCGGATCCGCAGCCGGTACGGATAGCCCAGTCCGTCGCTGACGACGAAATAGCCCTGCTCTCCGCGGGGGACTTCGCAGGCGCTGTAGGCTTCTCCTCTGGGAATGGCCGGCCCCCGGCTCACGTTGACGAAGTGGTGGATGAGGGTTTCGATGTCGTTCAGCATCCGCTCCCGCGGCGGAACGACATAGCGGTAATCGGGGCAGATGCAGGGGCCTTCCGGCA harbors:
- the nuoH gene encoding NADH-quinone oxidoreductase subunit NuoH, coding for MLTWLLGLLILMIKLGVVLGCLLFFAAYLVWIERKLLARLQVRIGPNRAGKFGLLQPIADAIKMLTKEDIVPQAADRMIFLLAPAIVAATALLMFAVVPFGPDIRVAGRPVAMVISDLHVGLLFVFALSSLAVYGVALGGWASNSKYSLLGGIRGAAQMISYELALGLSLVPIVMMSGSFSLVDIVNHQARYPFLLVQPVAFVIFLISAMAESKRIPFDLPEAENELGAGFHTEYSGMRFGMFFIGEYVHMQVLGALVAVFFLGGWRGPWLPPALWLMIKMLAVCLVLIWIRGTLPRLRYDQLMAIGWKVLLPAALINLWITGIVVAI
- the nuoI gene encoding NADH-quinone oxidoreductase subunit NuoI, encoding MNIDPQNKRREDAPMPVLEAVKALGEGFATTLKHLFRRPITEEYPEEQRPLPARSRGRIVLTRDPDGEERCVACYLCSAVCPVSCISMQSAEREDGKRYARWFRINFSRCIYCGLCEEACPTCAIQLTPQFDHCKRDILDMVYEKEDLLVDHCGKNADYNFYRHAGILTRAHAKGAHPDEEAPVDVRTNLP
- a CDS encoding type II toxin-antitoxin system RelE/ParE family toxin; the protein is MDWEIHYYSDDVQTTIDAWPVGIRAYYARITERMCSFGPNLGMPFTDSLGQGLFEIRARGKEGIGRVFFCTLVERKIFILHAFIKKSQKIPVRELEVARKRMAELQRRGGR
- a CDS encoding complex I 51 kDa subunit family protein gives rise to the protein MSDYPQVLFRNRKPDRIATLAEYRQSGGYEALADAVRNRNPKAIQEELLAAQLLGRGGAGFPSGKKLMTVADDAPFPRYIVCNADEMEPGTFKDRVLIHADPHQLLEGMALAGYAISASVGVIFIRPEYESAARILEREIGLAMGAGCLGKRIFGSGFSFDIVVHRSAGRYICGEGTAQLNALQARRPNPKLPPPYATEKGLWNQPTVQQNVETLCCMPHVIRNGAAWFKALALTPTGAGTKIYGVSGKVRRPGCYELPMGVPLREIIEVHAGGMIDGLRFKTCLPGGASTRFMTEAHLDLAMDFESLKAKGHRLGTGAVMVFDEQTCLVGATLNLIEFFARESCGWCTPCREGLPYVRDLLWRIENGLGEPWFVGALQQMSKHLWHSYCALAPGAASPLESLLTDFPEEVEDHIRHKRCRFSSSAG
- the nuoE gene encoding NADH-quinone oxidoreductase subunit NuoE; translation: MLPEPLQTELKEKIASCEHPRELVIDVLTAIQEHHGHLSDEAVQDAAALFGLTPLEIDELATFYPFLYRQPVGRYVIHVCDSVICWMENGKGLIEHLQKRLGIAMGETTPDGLFTLLPVCCIGYCDRAPAILVNRKVHGPLNPALLDELIDRLQRQARDGEAAS
- a CDS encoding helix-turn-helix domain-containing protein — translated: MRTHNEMVREWMQDPAFVREYDRLEQEFVLFDELLRARKEAGLTQAEVAERMATQPSVVARLEASGGHRKHSPSLATLQKYAEAVGCRLEIKMVPLASHRT
- the nuoG gene encoding NADH-quinone oxidoreductase subunit NuoG → MPKLIIDHREIEVPQGTKVIEAAERLGIQIPRFCYHPALGSVGACRMCAVSFVDGPVKGIQMSCMVDARDGMAVSTDTPEVMAYRSQMIEWLMLNHPHDCPVCDEGGHCLLQDMTISGAHGSRRYMGPKRTYIDQDLGPLVQQEMNRCIHCYRCVRFYQEVAGGRDFGTLGIGRRVFFGRFAPGALESPFSGNLIDLCPTGVLTDKPSRYAGRRWDFQRSPGICLSCSLGCHLTVSARYRAIVRQEARCHEDINGYFLCDRGRYGFFYASAPERPRTARIGAEKAKTAQAVDACRERIDAIVQAHGKTAIAVLSSGRASMETLLALRQLCRHNGWRDPILWPDKLSRSRALAACAVLDETNGCSLKDIETADLVLLAALDPLAEAPMAALSVRQAERHGAGIWALDPRAIRMPCSLNHLALQPDEIAECLIALAERIKVPIPEGGDGSHTPGPPFLPPEPLVDALLLARKPVVLFGAGVANERVGHAAGLLVESLRKRNIPATIFPVLPQADTFGAALLGEGGLSLEETIADIGQGLIHGLVVIEADPIGEWPDAVRTRDALKQLDLLICADCLPTSTASLAHIFLPTQTVYESGGSYINTEGRLQGASAALQAAQPLLQTSQGQHPPRQFSASAPGNDPVPAWQVAAALVEMREDPPQEAIADDFARPPMSAEAVCRWIDSPAIALQDGKFRFVKAPNHSSSLQSMAPAPGGFRADDYELLPVEATFGTEVFSMRSPCLASLAEAPRILLAPSSAEALALKDGDRIRLELPDGMIDAPIHIEERMAPHCLVLCRTPKLAWQAAGFGRIWLSAGQIHRVQTAAQGDCRC